The nucleotide window GGTAGAAATAACACTCCCGCAGGATGCCAATATTTTTGCCTCCCCCTATCAGTTGTATCTGCCCACCAAGGAAGAACTGCGACAAAAGCTCCTGGATTGGACGGCAGAACAAGAGGAGAAACGGATATGAATTCCGGTCTGATAGGCATCGAAATGCTGCGGTTCCAGTTGAGGGCATCGGTGCTTGCCGTCTTCCTTCAGTTTCTTGAATTTTTCCAACAGGTTGTTGGACTTTTTGCTCTGTCGGCAATTGTGCAATGGCCTGTTGCACAATTTGGTTGGGAAGGGCTGCTGAGACGTAAAACCGTAAGAATCCCCGATTATTTCCAGGGAAGCCTGCCGATCATAGAGCAAATTGAGGCGGCGCTGGGAGGAGAGCGGGGGTGAGTCGCGAGGGATGGGACCAGAAACAATTAGGAGACTTGGTGACTTTTCAGCGAGGTCATGATTTGTCCAAGTCTGAATTTGTTCATGGTAAATACCCTATTGCTGGGTCAAATGGGATTATTGGCTATCATCATGCACTAACCACGAAAGGTCCATCAATTACAATTGGAAGAAGTGGCAATTTGGGAACGCCTTATTTCTACAAAGATGATTTTTGGGCACATAACACAACTTTATATGTGAAGGAGTTTCATAACACAGACCCTAAATTTATCTACTATTTATTGAAAACACTTGATTTCACACAGTTTAATTCTGGAAGTGCAGTTCCAAGCTTGAATCGCAATTACATACATCCTTTAGAAGTCTACGTCCCGGAGACTATAGAGACCCAACGCCGCATCGCTTCCATTCTCTCCGCGCTGGACGAAAGAATAGAACTCAACCGCCAGACAAACGCCACGCTTGAAGCTCTGGCGCGGGCTCTGTTCAAATCCTGGTTCGTGGATTTTGACCCCGTCCGCGCGAAAGCTGATGGGTACACTCCCGTCGGCATGGATGCTGATGCTGCGGAGCTTTTCCCCAATAAATTTATCAAAACAGAACTTGGCGAAATTCCCGTTAGCTGGGAAATCAAGAGCATTGGGGAAATTGCAGAACGTGTTGCGATGGGCCCTTTTGGTTCGTCAATCAAAGTAGAAACTTTTGCCGATGAGGGCATCCCTATTATTAGTGGGCAACACTTGCGCGGGTTCATGCTTGAAGATTCAACGTATAACTTCATTACTTTGGAACATGCGGAAAAACTTAATAAAGCAAATGTTTACCCTGGCGATGTTATCTTTACGCACGCGGGTAATATCGGGAATTTGGCTTTTATCCCCGAAGATTCGACATACCCACGATATGTAGTTTCACAACGCCAGTTTTTTATGCGCTGTAATCCCGCAAAAATAACACCCAGTTTCATTACTTATTACTTCCAGTCACCGGAGGGTTTGTATAAATTACTTGCAAACACATCATCAGTAGGCGTGCCTTCCATTGCACAACCTGTGACATATTTGAAATCAATCAAATTGCCAATCCCACCGCGGGCAATTTTGGAAGCGTTTGAACAAATTATTATACCACTACATCGTAAATATAGAGAGAATAACCGCGAATCAAGCACACTGGCGGAGATGAGGGACGCACTCTTGCCCAAATTGATGAGAGGAGAGATCGAAGTATGAGCGGTACTCTTTACGAATCTGAGATCGAACAACTCGCCCTCGAATTGCTGCGCGACGAAAACGGCTATATCGTATTGTTTGGTCCCGATCTGTTAGAAGGCGCTAACCCGGAGCGTGTTTATAGTGAAGTCATTCTGCCAATCCGCCTGCGCGCCGCCATCGACCGGCTCAACCCGCATATCCCCGCCGAAGCGCGCGCAGATGCCTTTAAAAAAGCCCAGCGCGCCTTGGCGCTGACCGTGATTGACAATAACGAAGCCTTTCACAGCCTGCTCACTGAAGGCGTGGATGTCAAATTCAGTGTGGGCGAGGGCAAATCCCGCACCGATAAAGTCTGGCTGGTGGATTTTGCCCACCCTGAAAACAACGAATTTTTAGCCGTCAACCAGTTTACCGTCATCGAGGGGCAGGCCAACAAACGCCCCGATATCGTCCTGTTTATCAACGGCTTGCCGCTGGTGGTGATCGAACTCAAAAACGCCGCCGATGAAAACGCAGACGTGCAGGCGGCCTTCCACCAATTGCAAACTTACCAGCAAGTCATCCCCTCCCTGTTCACTACCAACGCCTTTCTCGTCATCAGCGATGGCTGGTTTGCCAAAGCCGGCACCATCTCCAGCGATTATTCCCGCTTTATGGAATGGAAAAGCGTGAATGGTGAGCGCGCCGTTGATTCCCGATGCGAGCCGGAGATGGAGCCGCTCATCAAGGGGCTGCTCAACAAAAAGACACTGCTCGATGTCATCCGTCATTTTATCGTCTTTGAAAAGACCAAAGAGAAAACCGTCAAAAAGGTGGCCGCCTATCACCAGTATTTCGCCGTCAACAAAGCCATTGTCTCCACCATCCGCGCTTCTGCCAGTGAAAGCGGGTGTTTTGTCACCGAACACCCTTCCGTCTATGGCTTGCCGAGCGTCGAACGCCAGCCCAAGGGTGATAAGCGCGCCGGTGTGGTCTGGCACACCCAGGGCAGCGGCAAGAGCCTTTCGATGGTCTTTTACGCCGGGAAGCTGGTTTTGCAGGAGGAAATGTACAATCCCACCTTGGTAGTGTTGACGGACCGCAACGATCTGGACCAGCAACTCTTTGAAACGTTCAGTAATTGCCAGCAGTTACTACGCCAGACGCCCGCCCAGGCCGCCAACCGCGATGACCTGAAAAAGTTGCTTTCCGTAGCCTCCGGCGGCATCGTCTTTACCACCATCCAGAAATTCCTGCCCGCAGAAAACGGCGCAAAATATCCCGTTCTTACCGAGCGCCGCAACGTGGTGGTGATTGCCGATGAAGCTCATCGCAGTCAATACGATTTTATTGACGGTTTTGCCAAACACATGCGCGACGCCCTGCCGCATGCCTCCTTCATCGGCTTTACGGGCACACCGATTGAAAAGGAAGACAAAAACACCCAGGCGGTCTTTGGCGATTACATTGACGTGTACGACATCCAGCAGGCGGTGGCCGATGGGGCGACGGTGCGCATCTACTACGAAAGCCGCTTGGCCAAAATCGAACTCTCCGAATCCGACCAGAAACTGCTCGATGAACGCGTGGAAGAAGTCACCGAAGACGACGAGCTGACCGACCGCCAGCGACGCTTTGCCAAATGGGCGAGCAAAGAAGCAGTGGTGGGCAGCGCCAGCCGCCTGAAGCAGGTCGCCGCCGACCTCGTCCGGCACTTCGAGCAGCGCCTGAGCGCGGCGGACGGCAAAGGCATGATCGTCTCCATGAGCCGCCGCATCTG belongs to Deltaproteobacteria bacterium and includes:
- a CDS encoding type I restriction endonuclease subunit R; its protein translation is MSGTLYESEIEQLALELLRDENGYIVLFGPDLLEGANPERVYSEVILPIRLRAAIDRLNPHIPAEARADAFKKAQRALALTVIDNNEAFHSLLTEGVDVKFSVGEGKSRTDKVWLVDFAHPENNEFLAVNQFTVIEGQANKRPDIVLFINGLPLVVIELKNAADENADVQAAFHQLQTYQQVIPSLFTTNAFLVISDGWFAKAGTISSDYSRFMEWKSVNGERAVDSRCEPEMEPLIKGLLNKKTLLDVIRHFIVFEKTKEKTVKKVAAYHQYFAVNKAIVSTIRASASESGCFVTEHPSVYGLPSVERQPKGDKRAGVVWHTQGSGKSLSMVFYAGKLVLQEEMYNPTLVVLTDRNDLDQQLFETFSNCQQLLRQTPAQAANRDDLKKLLSVASGGIVFTTIQKFLPAENGAKYPVLTERRNVVVIADEAHRSQYDFIDGFAKHMRDALPHASFIGFTGTPIEKEDKNTQAVFGDYIDVYDIQQAVADGATVRIYYESRLAKIELSESDQKLLDERVEEVTEDDELTDRQRRFAKWASKEAVVGSASRLKQVAADLVRHFEQRLSAADGKGMIVSMSRRICVEMHKEIIELRPDWYNSEDDKGVIKIVMTGSASDSLDWQEHIRNKERRKAIGNRLKDPKDPLRLLIVRDMFLTGFDAPCLHTMYVDKPMNGHTLMQAIARVNRVFGDKEGGLVVDYIGIAQDLK
- a CDS encoding restriction endonuclease subunit S: MSREGWDQKQLGDLVTFQRGHDLSKSEFVHGKYPIAGSNGIIGYHHALTTKGPSITIGRSGNLGTPYFYKDDFWAHNTTLYVKEFHNTDPKFIYYLLKTLDFTQFNSGSAVPSLNRNYIHPLEVYVPETIETQRRIASILSALDERIELNRQTNATLEALARALFKSWFVDFDPVRAKADGYTPVGMDADAAELFPNKFIKTELGEIPVSWEIKSIGEIAERVAMGPFGSSIKVETFADEGIPIISGQHLRGFMLEDSTYNFITLEHAEKLNKANVYPGDVIFTHAGNIGNLAFIPEDSTYPRYVVSQRQFFMRCNPAKITPSFITYYFQSPEGLYKLLANTSSVGVPSIAQPVTYLKSIKLPIPPRAILEAFEQIIIPLHRKYRENNRESSTLAEMRDALLPKLMRGEIEV